Proteins co-encoded in one Aspergillus luchuensis IFO 4308 DNA, chromosome 6, nearly complete sequence genomic window:
- a CDS encoding uncharacterized protein (COG:S;~EggNog:ENOG410PHHK;~InterPro:IPR007330,IPR036181;~PFAM:PF04212) has product MSRLKDSDTADYISRIGSGTPANSASPQTAVSLDKTDKGLIREGLGNLNRWSQSTTSSQNSPENNRRLDFTRVPRSPSPTTGHDEHIDNNDGSEYQSRIASETGIEIHDGFHMPETFDTYDGLRTHRPFQTSITSSYGDPVPNHPVDAVGATVPQTNWIFSEATELPHNLFQDPWVKENGSGPDSPRGKSSVVPTRPVLEAHSPRESGPNAPAEEGPRLISEGDRSQEKRKRGQSQKAMLSKALQKANTAVLLDNAANFEGAMEAYNDACQLLHLVMLRSDGGEDEKQKLQEIRDTYMVRVTELQRMDFSFRDLDSKALPERPLSQESYGDLSHPIVDENDVMAREKRVSLQRSSMVQPFDLAEGLASSWDHQPRQSLLPSPLGDRTPTTAQSSDSVNFHHPGSSRRISKFEYMGASDPSETITSGVDITHAAGQSDLSSFGDHKKDVNESTSWLDTIDESGASSPASIRSEVSSIYLRHRGSFHHAVGTEAEFDAALDAAVEAAYDEGLEPAVDLDDNGSSNDIVANARRNVEIAKQKVREAEREAQIALTRGQETQRLQEQPAYDGVNDIRTDYLDEEAEEEERLLEEMTRGYVMDDFEFGIQSKSALPRQSRSGSLSSKLRDGSTASNTMTALSPLAEDTSLPFTDDTNFEPSGSSPPSHGALSVSTNSGQASISTPTVRARRLSGQYATELKIETNTDPFSFRPPPVPKDSTASTSTINHQPGRASGPASALRSAAPVKNRNVSIGSFNEDALSNAISVKMPHQDDDGRELSKVPSPTRPIGKVPSAPDNLGKLNTGLGTFRLRNISVSGPEPFVESPNSPSSNAFPAVDIHKMPMTGSIPIIPTPTTAMMSANGLPSGGLNIFDSHIHSPTSPGSPNLLATDPPLPLEPCPESFLLRPFWLMRCIYQTISHPRGGYLSTKLFIPRDVWRVKNVKIKAVEEKVSNCDLLTAALLKLAKVDTYDADAVLEEMQSLESVLDQVQMSLSKKIGSEVGVQGAMPLFKSAQSFEDPAAVDAPPSKPSNVPSKSYLTSWRKLRSKNSGVNATASLPASKDTNKDNATVSTIPMTSLPTSQPLRRRVSQLHYNGSNNYMGALARLCDAAQVLDQIAQQVEDPGLRHSSPTLVGLELSTRHAAEFFGLYVCRFALNDIGMMLDKFIKRGSEWVLI; this is encoded by the exons ATGTCTAGATTAAAGGACTCGGATACCGCGGATTACATTTCCAGAATCGGTTCAGGAACTCCGGCAAATTCTGCCTCGCCACAAACTGCTGTGTCGCTAGACAAGACGGATAAAGGTCTCATCCGTGAAGGACTAGGCAATTTAAATCGCTGGTCGCAGTCTACAACATCTAGCCAAAATTCACCGGAAAATAATCGTCGACTCGATTTTACCAGAGTGCCTAGATCACCTTCCCCAACCACTGGGCATGACGAACACATTGACAATAATGATGGCTCGGAATATCAAAGTCGGATAGCTTCCGAAACTGGCATTGAAATACATGACGGATTTCACATGCCGGAGACATTTGATACTTATGATGGATTGCGCACGCATCGGCCTTTTCAAACGTCGATCACGTCGAGTTATGGCGATCCTGTACCAAATCACCCGGTCGACGCTGTAGGAGCGACAGTGCCACAGACTAATTGGATATTTTCTGAGGCCACTGAATTACCCCATAACCTTTTCCAAGACCCCTGGGTCAAGGAAAACGGTTCAGGACCTGATTCTCCCCGGGGTAAAAGTAGTGTGGTTCCTACTCGCCCAGTTCTAGAGGCACACAGTCCACGTGAATCAGGGCCTAACGCACCAGCAGAGGAAGGACCGCGGTTGATCTCTGAGGGAGATAGAAGtcaggagaaaagaaagcggGGTCAGTCACAGAAAGCAATGCTTTCCAAAGCGTTGCAGAAAGCGAATACCGCAGTTCTTCTCGACAATGCGGCGAACTTTGAAGGGGCTATGGAGGCTTACAATGATGCGTGTCAACTCCTACATTTGGTAATGCTTCGGAgcgacggaggagaagacgagaagcAAAAACTTCAAGAAATA CGTGATACATATATGGTACGAGTCACTGAGCTACAACGTATGGATTTTTCATTTCGAGATTTGGATAGCAAAGCCCTCCCTGAGCGTCCGCTGAGTCAAGAATCATATGGTGACTTATCTCATCCAATCGTTGATGAGAACGATGTAATGGCCAGAGAGAAGCGTGTCTCTCTGCAGCGCAGTTCTATGGTCCAACCGTTTGATCTGGCGGAAGGGCTAGCGTCCAGTTGGGATCACCAACCGCGCCAGTCATTATTACCGTCACCGCTAGGTGATCGTACACCGACTACAGCCCAATCGTCTGATTCGGTcaatttccatcatcctggATCATCCCGGCGTATATCGAAGTTTGAGTACATGGGTGCTTCAGACCCCTCGGAAACAATAACCTCAGGAGTAGATATCACTCATGCTGCTGGCCAGTCTGACCTGTCCTCTTTCGGGGATCATAAGAAGGACGTGAATGAATCGACGTCTTGGCTCGACACCATCGATGAATCTGGCGCATCTTCCCCAGCCTCGATACGCTCAGAAGTGTCATCAATATACTTGCGACATAGAGGGAGCTTTCATCATGCTGTCGGTACCGAGGCCGAATTTGATGCTGcccttgatgctgctgtggaaGCTGCATATGATGAAGGTCTGGAACCAGCCGTCGATCTAGATGATAATGGTAGCAGCAATGACATTGTGGCCAATGCTCGGAGAAATGTCGAAATCGCGAAGCAAAAGGTGAGAGAAGCTGAGCGGGAGGCTCAGATAGCATTGACACGCGGGCAAGAAACACAGCGTCTTCAAGAACAACCTGCGTATGACGGTGTCAATGATATTCGGACCGATTATCTAGATgaggaagctgaagaagaggagcgattgctggaggagatgacCAGAGGCTATGTTATGGATGACTTCGAATTTGGCATTCAGTCCAAGTCCGCTCTTCCCCGCCAGTCAAGATCGGGTAGCCTTTCTAGCAAATTGCGGGATGGCTCGACTGCTTCCAATACTATGACGGCCCTAAGCCCCCTCGCAGAAGATACAAGCCTGCCCTTCACTGATGATACAAACTTCGAGCCTAGCGGGTCGTCTCCCCCAAGTCACGGCGCACTTTCGGTTTCGACAAATTCGGGACAAGCCTCAATATCAACGCCAACGGTGCGAGCACGGAGACTATCGGGTCAGTATGCCACGGAACTAAAGATCGAAACAAATACGGACCCATTCAGTTTTCGGCCGCCGCCAGTTCCAAAAGATAGTACAGCTTCAACCTCTACTATCAATCATCAGCCAGGTCGAGCATCGGgtcctgcttctgctctACGATCAGCCGCGCCCGTGAAGAATCGAAATGTCTCAATTGGATCGTTTAACGAAGATGCTCTCTCTAACGCAATCTCAGTAAAGATGCCTCACcaggacgatgatggccgTGAGCTCTCCAAAGTTCCATCTCCAACACGTCCCATCGGCAAAGTACCTTCAGCACCGGATAATCTGGGCAAGCTCAATACAGGACTGGGAACTTTTCGTCTGAGAAACATCTCAGTTTCGGGGCCGGAACCGTTCGTTGAGTCCCCAAACAGTCCGTCAAGCAATGCGTTTCCTGCCGTCGATATTCATAAAATGCCGATGACTGGTTCAATACCTATAATTCCCACACCCACCACTGCCATGATGTCAGCGAATGGCTTGCCAAGTGGAGGACTGAATATATTCGATAGCCATATACATTCTCCGACGAGCCCTGGCTCTCCAAATTTGTTGGCCAccgatcctcctcttccattagAGCCGTGTCCTGAGTCATTTCTTCTGCGTCCATTTTGGCTAATGCGCTGTATCTATCAGACAATTTCTCACCCACGTGGTGGTTATTTGTCCACGAAGTTGTTTATTCCTCGAGACGTGTGGCGCGTGAAGAACGTGAAAATCAAGGCAGTCGAAGAAAAGGTGTCTAACTGTGACTTGCTAACTGCAGCATTACTCAAGTTGGCAAAGGTTGATACTtacgatgctgatgctgttttGGAAGAAATGCAGTCTTTGGAAAGTGTACTTGACCAGGTGCAGATGTCGCTGTCCAAAAAAATAGGGAGTGAGGTCGGAGTGCAGGGCGCCATGCCACTCTTCAAGTCAGCTCAATCTTTCGAAGACCCTGCAGCCGTCGATGCGCCGCCCTCAAAACCATCGAATGTACCGAGCAAATCATATCTGACCTCCTGGCGTAAGTTACGGTCAAAGAATTCCGGGGTCAATGCGACGGCTTCGCTCCCTGCATCAAAGGACACCAATAAGGACAATGCAACCGTTAGCACCATTCCGATGACGTCTTTGCCCACTTCCCAGCCATTGAGGCGCAGGGTATCTCAATTGCACTACAATGGATCTAATAACTATATGGGAGCCTTGGCACGGCTTTGCGATGCAGCTCAGGTATTGG ATCAAATTGCTCAACAAGTCGAAGATCCTGGCCTAAGGCATTCTTCGCCGACGTTAGTCGGCCTCGAGTTAAGCACTCGCCATGCTGCAGAGTTCTTTGGACTCTACGTTTGTCGATTTGCCCTGAACGATATCGGTATGATGCTTgataagtttattaaaagaGGCAGTGAGTGGGTACTGATCTGA
- a CDS encoding PX domain protein (COG:S;~EggNog:ENOG410PJVD;~InterPro:IPR039298,IPR001683,IPR003114,IPR036871, IPR013937;~PFAM:PF02194,PF08628,PF00787;~TransMembrane:2 (o62-78i83-102o);~go_function: GO:0035091 - phosphatidylinositol binding [Evidence IEA];~go_function: GO:0047617 - acyl-CoA hydrolase activity [Evidence IEA]) has translation MDETSNWAEQSQPKKPEMAETSNIGLPTSYNEQAATESLDPVRSKGVIESTLQFLSTANSETLLGVFACLVVATLVLFRRLGLLLIGIASGIILHAQWEAVYEDPIHPLSNPRQRRRKELALDIARRLLDWPKSTTLAADAEQDDTGQVFLFGDSSSADLDYSALGPKTADALRSITDAAMKDYVISWSSPILPPETTFHLACRKLLAEFISSLSLHLSRKRSADTFLELLTNSSSLIIVFLNELSAAFESVGSTKPPEEVVLRYIETSPESGLANILANDQQKKKLDIIADDILARFLDPNVYGCLLLRNFMREMFVSVLFESTVSSLSRPEIINGWIIYLFSEGKSEIMTAIDAGVEGAQEQVVTATRELNSVNELPSDTTSNTSPDSDIPGDIIQHEMANVDRATVEAKREAKRLSDMITAHDQQKQSPERALGDYVQEVASDDRIDHREVLPADEIGDGALQRKVSDRDQAKHIENIIDSKLEENNSSSPSLMQSKSPTAPTSLPEPAILHRASITVETEASKVTSKGPLRSKPTSDYLLQVEPVSTRSTGWMVFRKYTDFESLHQTLEAISRLHKLRKFSDDHPVVPSWKGQTTLELAKNLECYLQDALNHESLAESEKMKRFLGKDEHLGSDFSNPYGRTGFPFPSQSALENVGKGVLGVLSNAPRGVSGSGKAMLDGMTGVFGGGSSKKPSPDSVVGDKAWPLDPVNHNGSIDQGSQGRLRNSTRIGSASPPDGSHRDKTFGRPAPPPEEAFSNQSDTATDYAGFPDSSAQTTDVGSTVASTQLSPSTGRNTLADLPRSPGGTQDNSHANSEGQAPDAGLSEYRSRGNPITHEETRIAVELIFAVINELYTLSSAWNIRRTLLNAAKSYILRPGNPHLETIRELLQVSMIDSHTSDEAIGLYLNKLRENALPTESELENWPPPSTDAEKERLRETARKVFVQRGLPQALTSVMGANASKEVLGRIFDCLQVQNLARGFVYSLFLQALKTAIL, from the exons ATGGATGAGACTTCCAACTGGGCGGAACAGTCACAGCCCAAGAAACCCGAAATGGCTGAGACTTCTAACATTGGTTTGCCGACGAGCTACAACGAGCAGGCCGCGACGGAGAGTTTGGACCCCGTGCGATCAAAAGGAGTCATTGAATCGACGCTTCAATTTCTCTCAACGGCTAATAGTGAGACTCTTCTGGGTGTCTTCGCATGCTTGGTAGTCGCGACGCTCGTACTTTTTCGAAGACTAGGTTTGCTCTTGATCGGAATTGCTAGTGGTATTATCTTGCATGCACAATGGGAGGCAGTTTATGAAGACCCTATTCATCCATTATCCAATCCCCGACAGCGAAGGAGAAAGGAGCTCGCCCTGGACATAGCCAGAAGACTACTCGATTGGCCGAAAAGTACGACCTTGGCTGCCGATGCTGAACAAGATGACACTGGGCAAGTATTCCTCTTCGGGgactcttcctctgctgatCTTGATTATTCTGCTCTTGGCCCCAAGACAGCGGATGCCCTGAGATCAATCACCGATGCAGCTATGAAGGACTATGTGAT CTCCTGGTCTAGTCCAATATTACCGCCCGAGACAACATTTCATCTGGCATGCAGGAAGTTGTTGGCCGAGTTTATCTCGTCCTTGTCATTGCACCTCTCTCGTAAACGCTCTGCTGACACCTTTTTGGAACTCCTCACTAACTCATCCTCACTGATCATTGTATTTTTGAATGAGCTTTCTGCAGCATTCGAGTCCGTTGGCTCCACTAAACCGCCGGAAGAGGTAGTCTTGCGCTACATAGAGACGTCCCCTGAAAGTGGCCTGGCGAATATCTTAGCCAACGaccaacagaagaagaagctcgacaTTATAGCGGACGATATTTTGGCCAGATTTCTAGACCCAAATGTCTATGGGTGTCTGCTGCTCAGAAATTTCATGCGCGAGATGTTCGTGAGCGTTCTATTTGAGTCAACCGTATCGAGTCTTTCGAGGCCAGAAATCATCAATGGctggattatatatctttttagtGAAGGCAAGTCAGAAATAATGACTGCAATAGACGCCGGTGTGGAAGGGGCCCAGGAACAAGTTGTGACAGCAACTAGAGAACTCAACAGCGTAAATGAACTTCCATCCGATACAACGAGCAACACGAGCCCAGACTCCGATATCCCTGGGGATATAATACAACATGAAATGGCAAATGTTGACAGGGCAACAGTGGAAGCCAAAAGAGAGGCGAAGCGACTCAGTGACATGATCACAGCGCATGATCAGCAGAAGCAAAGCCCAGAGAGAGCACTGGGAGACTATGTGCAGGAGGTGGCATCGGATGACAGGATTGATCATAGAGAAGTCTTGCCTGCAGATGAGATCGGAGACGGAGCTTTGCAGCGCAAAGTCTCAGATCGTGATCAAGCAAAGCatattgaaaatattatCGATTCCAAACTGGAAGAAAATAACAGCTCGTCTCCTTCACTCATGCAATCCAAGAGTCCAACCGCACCTACTTCGCTACCGGAACCAGCCATCCTTCATCGTGCATCCATAACGGTAGAAACCGAAGCTTCAAAGGTCACCTCGAAAGGCCCACTCCGCTCAAAGCCAACGTCGGACTACTTACTGCAAGTTGAACCTGTATCGACACGGTCtactggatggatggttttCCGAAAATATACCGATTTCGAATCGCTTCACCAAACTTTGGAGGCTATCTCGAGACTGCACAAACTACGGAAGTTCTCAGACGATCACCCAGTTGTACCCTCGTGGAAAGGCCAGACAACATTGGAATTGGCTAAGAACTTGGAATGTTATCTTCAAGATGCTCTTAACCATGAATCTCTGGCAGAGAGTGAAAAGATGAAACGATTTCTTGGCAAGGATGAACATCTTGGATCGGACTTCAGTAATCCTTACGGCAGGACTGGGTTCCCCTTTCCAAGCCAATCTGCACTCGAGAATGTAGGAAAGGGAGTGTTGGGCGTATTATCCAATGCACCCAGGGGCGTCTCGGGAAGTGGTAAAGCCATGTTGGATGGCATGACAGGGGTGTTTGGTGGAGGCAGCAGTAAAAAGCCATCGCCAGATTCAGTGGTAGGCGATAAAGCCTGGCCACTAGATCCTGTCAACCATAATGGGTCAATCGATCAGGGGTCACAGGGGAGACTTCGGAATTCTACGAGGATTGGCTCGGCTTCCCCACCGGACGGATCTCACAGAGACAAGACATTTGGGAGGCCAGCTCCCCCTCCTGAAGAGGCTTTTTCAAATCAATCCGATACGGCTACGGACTATGCAGGATTTCCCGACAGCTCAGCTCAGACGACGGATGTAGGAAGCACTGTGGCTTCTACACAACTGTCTCCTTCAACCGGGCGCAATACTTTGGCTGACCTACCCCGGTCTCCTGGCGGGACGCAAGATAATTCTCACGCCAACAGCGAAGGGCAAGCACCAGACGCTGGATTAAGCGAGTACAGAAGTCGAGGCAATCCTATCACGCATGAAGAGACGCGCATAGCAGTCGAGCTCATATTCGCGGTAATCAATGAACTATACACCTTGTCTTCGGCATGGAACATACGCAGGACTCTACTTAATGCGGCAAAATCGTACATATTACGCCCCGGAAATCCTCATTTGGAGACGATCCGTGAGCTGCTCCAGGTATCGATGATTGATTCGCATACGTCAGATGAAGCAATTGGGCTATATCTCAACAAGTTACGTGAAAATGCTCTGCCAACGGAAAGCGAGTTAGAAAACTGGCCGCCGCCATCCACTGATGCTGAGAAAGAACGGCTGAGGGAGACGGCTCGCAAAGTCTTCGTTCAGCGAGGCTTACCCCAGGCTCTTACGAGCGTTATGGGAGCAAATGCCAGTAAGGAAGTTTTGGGGAGAATCTTCGATTGTCTGCAGGTTCAAAATCTCGCTAGGGGGTTTGTatattctcttttcttgCAGGCTCTCAAGACTGCTATCCTCTAA
- a CDS encoding putative C6 finger domain protein (COG:K;~EggNog:ENOG410Q127;~InterPro:IPR036864,IPR001138;~PFAM:PF00172;~go_function: GO:0000981 - DNA-binding transcription factor activity, RNA polymerase II-specific [Evidence IEA];~go_function: GO:0008270 - zinc ion binding [Evidence IEA];~go_process: GO:0006355 - regulation of transcription, DNA-templated [Evidence IEA]), whose product MSSQEPDNDATLDSTLARKRNNSEATEYPRRRATIACQICRLRKTRCNGARPRCQLCVDLDADCVYREPGIKLDAGDKLIIEKLNRIEVLLQSKFSDPISQSPLSSNSSTAANLVQIGGDDVVSFANIPTRSIAVGLGSWANPPTSISTMPRVHTTPALHLLQWPLIRELVAVPYDPHTLLQLEMAREPLRLEPPVNLDVSNALTHAQLFFERVNVWYACVNPLTWPRYYKKALSLDFEGGPESCVVLLVLALGSASQSGSISCLSADEELPGLPYFAAAWALLPAVMTRNSVLAAQCVILASAYLFYMVRPLEAWTLLSNASMKLQLLLGNPSRVPGQWKELSTRVYWNTLLFESDLLAELDLPHSGIVHFEELVDLPGGFELEDEEDEEDEGSIQLGEKMVDVMIGQDELWYFLAEIALRRLLNRVSHMIYQKDSILTLASLGPIASELDFQLSQWYESLPQPVRFPLGGPTSSPIQTVLRLRYFACRTIIYRPYILAVFQNEYACSDPTVKECCLRCLEATLNQLEHISRHREGHLPYLWQGALSMVSQALLIMGATMSPTLSSLLPPATQLDGIISNVITEVGRYARLAPSLKLSAEIIRDAEKRRQVSLASAARRG is encoded by the exons ATGTCTTCTCAAGAACCCGATAACGATGCTACTCTCGATTCAACCCTAGCAAGAAAGCGCAACAACTCTGAAGCAACCGAGTATCCCCGAAGGCGCGCAACTATAGCC TGCCAGATCTGTCGTCTGCGGAAAACGAGATGTAACGGAGCCCGCCCAAGATGCCAGCTCTGCGTAGACCTGGATGCAGACTGTGTTTATCGTGAGCCAGGCATCAAACTAGATGCCGGTGACAAACTGATTATCGAGAAGCTGAACAGGATAGAAGTCTTGCTTCAGTCAAAGTTTTCAGACCCCATCAGCCAGTCTCCGCTGTCATCGAATTCTTCCACAGCTGCCAACCTTGTCCAAAtaggtggtgatgatgttgtcagTTTCGCCAACATACCTACAAGGTCAATCGCGGTGGGCCTTGGCTCATGGGCAAATCCACCGACGAGTATCTCAACTATGCCCAGAGTACATACTACACCAGCTTTACACCTTCTACAATGGCCATTAATCCGAGAATTGGTCGCTGTCCCTTATGATCCTCATACCCTTCTACAGTTAGAGATGGCCCGTGAGCCACTTCGGCTCGAACCTCCCGTGAACTTAGATGTATCAAACGCACTTACTCACGCTCAACTTTTTTTCGAACGCGTAAATGTTTGGTACGCTTGTGTCAACCCACTGACATGGCCCCGCTATTACAAGAAGGCTCTTTCTCTGGACTTCGAGGGAGGGCCAGAGAGTTGCGTCGTCCTTTTGGTTTTGGCACTGGGCAGTGCCAGTCAATCTGGGAGTATATCGTGCCTTTctgcagatgaagaactTCCAGGACTACCATATTTTGCCGCAGCCTGGGCTCTTTTGCCGGCTGTCATGACGCGCAATTCGGTGCTCGCAGCGCAATGTGTCATATTGGCATCTGCATATCTATTTTACATGGTCAGGCCCCTCGAGGCGTGGACTCTACTATCAAATGCCAGCATGAAGTTGCAGTTACTCCTAGGCAACCCCTCTCGTGTTCCAGGGCAATGGAAGGAGCTCAGCACAAGAGTGTATTGGAACACCTTACTATTTGAAAGCGACTTGCTTGCAGAACTAGACCTACCACACTCGGGTATTGTGCATTTTGAAGAGCTCGTCGATCTCCCTGGGGGCTTTGaactggaagatgaagaagacgaagaagacgaaggaagCATACAActtggagagaagatggtAGATGTGATGATAGGTCAGGATGAGCTCTGGTATTTCTTGGCTGAAATAGCCCTAAGAAGGCTGCTCAACAGAGTCAGTCATATGATCTACCAAAAAGACAGCATCTTGACACTCGCATCACTCGGTCCTATCGCCTCAGAGCTAGATTTCCAGCTTTCTCAATGGTATGAAAGCCTTCCTCAGCCTGTCCGCTTTCCCCTTGGGGGGCCGACATCGAGCCCCATTCAGACTGTTTTGAGGCTTCGCTACTTCGCCTGCCGTACAATAATTTACCGGCCTTACATCCTGGCGGTCTTCCAGAATGAGTATGCATGCAGTGACCCGACAGTAAAAGAATGCTGCTTGCGGTGCTTGGAGGCGACATTGAATCAACTCGAGCATATAAGCAGACATCGCGAGGGCCACCTGCCGTACCTCTGGCAAGGTGCCCTTTCCATGGTCTCACAGGCGTTGTTAATCATGGGGGCAACCATGTCACCGACTCTCTCATCACTATTGCCTCCAGCGACTCAGCTAGACGGGATCATATCTAACGTTATAACGGAGGTTGGCAGGTATGCGCGGCTTGCACCAAGCCTGAAGTTATCTGCTGAGATCATTCGTGACGCGGAAAAGAGACGCCAAGTGTCTCTTGCGTCAGCAGCCAGGCGAGGTTGA
- a CDS encoding transcriptional coactivator p15/PC4 family protein (COG:K;~EggNog:ENOG410Q0CY;~InterPro:IPR003173,IPR009044;~PFAM:PF02229;~go_function: GO:0003677 - DNA binding [Evidence IEA];~go_process: GO:0006355 - regulation of transcription, DNA-templated [Evidence IEA]), with the protein MSSRARKREPDAESDSIDDPRSSKRTRGNVSKGNPDPNHTDLLAGQGKLDSNGDLYWEISKARRLTISSFRGKTLVSIREYYEKDGHELPGKKGISLPIDQFSSLVRLLPHIETTLQNKGESIPRPQYDSDSKLTSENKECGDGSDDYSDDKDTRRNIEATSEDDSDE; encoded by the exons ATGTCTTCCAGAGCCAGAAAGCGCGAACCAGACGCTGAGAGTGATTCTATCGACGACCCTCGGTCATCAAAAAGGACGAGGGGCAATGTCTCGAAGGGAAACCCAGACCCTAATCATACCGATTTACTCGCTGGCCAAGGAAAGCTTGACTCGAATGGAGATCTTTACTGGGAAATCTCCAAAGCACGCCGTCTGACCATCTCATCTTTCCGTGGGAAGACCCTGGTCAGTATAAGGGAATACTATGAGAAGGATGGCCACGAGCTGCCTGGGAAGAAG GGAATCTCTTTACCAATTGATCAGTTTTCCTCTCTTGTGAGATTATTACCTCATATTGAAACCACTCTTCAGAATAAAGGCGAATCAATCCCCCGACCACAGTATGATAGCGATAGTAAATTGACCAGTGAGAACAAAGAGTGCGGTGATGGCTCTGATGATTATTCGGATGACAAGGATACGCGCCGGAATATCGAAGCGACGAGTGAGGACGACAGCGATGAGTAG
- a CDS encoding PaaI family thioesterase (COG:Q;~EggNog:ENOG410PQHA;~InterPro:IPR039298,IPR029069,IPR006683;~PFAM:PF03061;~go_function: GO:0047617 - acyl-CoA hydrolase activity [Evidence IEA]) has product MNAELQQVQKVWERIRTNSPIYAFLLQDIDIYDAGKGVFNARLQVGPQHLNSKGTLHGVFSACVTDWAGGLAIASAGLDSTGVSTNIHVNYLSTAKTGDWLVIEGRADKVGRNLAFTTVTISKQTDSNGGTVVAQGSHTKYIKTQ; this is encoded by the coding sequence ATGAATGCTGAACTACAACAAGTTCAGAAAGTGTGGGAGCGTATCCGCACTAACAGCCCAATTTATGCTTTTCTACTTCAGGACATTGACATCTATGATGCTGGGAAAGGTGTATTCAATGCGAGACTCCAAGTCGGCCCTCAACATTTGAATTCAAAGGGTACCTTACATGGCGTATTTTCAGCCTGTGTCACTGACTGGGCGGGTGGGTTAGCGATTGCATCGGCCGGTCTCGATTCAACAGGTGTCAGCACGAATATTCATGTCAACTATCTCTCAACAGCGAAAACTGGAGACTGGCTAGTAATTGAAGGTCGCGCCGACAAAGTCGGGCGAAACCTTGCTTTTACAACTGTGACAATCTCGAAGCAGACTGACTCTAATGGGGGTACAGTTGTTGCACAAGGATCTCATACCAAATATATCAAGACACAATGA